The nucleotide sequence CGCGCCGTCAGGCGCCAATCTCCAGCCGGGGCGGTTCCATGTCCTGGCCGGAGAGCCGCTGGCCGCGCTCGCCGACGCGCTGGAGCGCGCTGCCACGAGCGGGCGGCCTCCGGTCAGCGAATACAGCTACTTCCCCGCGCCCATGCCCGCCGAATACAAGGCGCGGCAGCGGGCGGCGGGATATGCGCTTTATTCCGCGCTGGGGATCGCGCGCCGCGACGTGGCCGCAAGGCGCGCGCAATTCGCCCGCAACTACCGCTTTTTCGATGCGCCGGTCGGCCTCGTCGTGACCATCGACCGGCGCATGGGCGCGGGCTGTTTCATGGATCTCGGCATGGTGCTGCAAAGCTTCTTTCTTGCCGCCGAGGGCAGGGGGCTTGGCGCCTGTGGCATCGGCGCGATTGCCGAGGTTGCCGATATCGCCCACGCGCATCTGGAGCTGCCGGAGGAGGAGATGGTCGTCTGCGGCATCGCGCTTGGTCATCCCGACCGCTCGCACCCGGTCAACGATGTGCGGACCCAGCGGCTGACGCATGAGGATTTCGCCAGCTTCCGGGGCTTTTAGGCCAGCGCCTGCGGCGCGGTGGCGCGGTCGCGAATGCGCTCGATATCTCGGCGTGGTGGGGCGCCGAACAGCCGGCTGTATTCGCGGCTGAACTGCGACGGGCTCTCATAGCCGACATTGAAGGCCGCGCCCGCCGCGTCGAAATCATCGGTCAGCATCAGCCGCCGCGCTTCGTTGAGCCGCAGCCGCTTCTGATATTGCAGCGGGCTCATGGCGGTGAGCTGGCGGAAATGATGATGCAGGCTCGACGGGCTCATATGGATCTGCGCGGCGAGCTCCTCGACCTTCAGCGGCTCGGCGTAATGCGTTTTCAGCCAGCCGATGGCGCGGGCGATGCGGTGGCTCTGGCTGCCGACCGAAACCATGCGCAGCAGCCGTGGCGCCTGATCGCTTTGCAACAGCCGGTAGTGGATTTCCCGCTCGATCAGCGGCGCCAGCACCGGGATCGCCTCGGGCTCGTCGAGCAGCGCCACGAGCCGGGCGAAGGGCGCAAGCAGCTCGGGCGTCAGCTGGCCGATGGCGGCGCTCGGCTCCATGCTGTGCTGCTGCGCCGGGGCGGATCTGACCTGCGTGCTGAGCTCGGCGATCAGCCGCAGGTCGAGCCGCAGCACCAGGCCGAGACAGGGGCGGTCTGGGCTCGCCTCCAGCACACGGCTGTCGCCGGGAAGGTCGAGCGAGGCGACAAGGAACCGCTCGCTGTTATAGGTCAGGCCGCGCGCGCCGATATGCATCTGCTTCACGCCCTGGCAGACGATGATGATGCTGGGCTCGATCATGCAGGCATGCGGCTCGGAGGTGGTTTCGCGCCGGAACAGACCTAGGTTTGGCAAAGCGGTGGCGTAGTCCTCCTTGCCCACCGTCCACGGGTCGATGATCGCGGCAAGCTCTGCCTGCCGGGCACGGATGCCGGCATTCGGCGTCTCGATACGGATCTGCTCTGACATGCGGTCGCTCCTTGCGGTTGCTGCATGCAGCATAGCGAAGCGCTGCCGTGCCGTCGTCAGAAATTTTCAGGCCTCGGAGGATCAGGCAAGAAATGCGGCGCATCATTCTACCGTATGCGCGATGATCTGTGGGATTGATGTAGTCGAGCCGAGGGCCGGCCGATGCCGAGAGGCATGGCAGGACCGGCGCCTGGCACAGAGGCAAAGAATAGGAGATCTGTCATGATCAAAGACAAAGTCGTTATCATCACCGGCGCTTCCTCGGGGATCGGCGAGGCCACCGCCAAGGAAATCGCCAGCAAGGGCGCCAAGGTCGTGCTCGGTGCGCGGCGCGAGGAAAAGCTCAAGCAGATCGCCGACGACATCAAGGCGGCGGGCGGCGAGGCGGTCTATCAGGCCATCGACGTGACCAAGACCGAAGACAACGACGCCATCGTCAAGCTGGCCAAGGACAGCTTTGGCCGCGTCGACGCGATCTTTCTGAACGCGGGGATCATGCCGGTCAGCGCCGTCTCGGCACTGAAGACCGACGAATGGAAGCAGATGGTCGACGTGAACATCAACGGCGTGCTGAACGGTGTCGCCGCCGTGATGCCGACCTTCACCGAGCAGAAGTCGGGTCACATCCTGGCGGTCTCGTCGGTGGCGGGGCTCAAAGCCTATGCCGGCACGGCGGTCTATGGCGGCACCAAGTGGTTCGTGCGCGACTTCATGGAAGTGCTGCGCATGGAATCGGCGATGGAAGGCACCAATATCCGCACGGCGACGCTCTATCCGGCGGCGATCAACACCGAGCTGCTGGACACGATCACCGACAAACAGGCCGGCAGCGGCATGCAGGAGGTCTATGACGCCTTCGGCATCTCGCCCGACCGGATCGCCCGCGTCGTGGCCTTTGCGCTGGACCTGCCCGAAGACACCACGGTGAACGAGTTCACCGTCGGGCCGGCAAACCAGCCCTGGTAATCCGACACCGCGATCGGGGGCCCGGCATCGCGCCGGGCCTCTTTGCGCCCGGGGGGCTACGACCCTGCCGGCGTTGACTGCGACAGTCTGACACGTATGATGGCGCTATCGGGAGAGCGGTGTCCCGGATCCGGACCCGCGCCGCCGGTGCGAAACGCGCAGGCCACATCCCAGGGCGTCCGGGCGGACTGCCGCGATTGATGAGGTCAGCTCATCC is from Salipiger abyssi and encodes:
- a CDS encoding nitroreductase; translated protein: MSGGALDAVLRARRSVRAFRPDPVPREEVAELLDLARTAPSGANLQPGRFHVLAGEPLAALADALERAATSGRPPVSEYSYFPAPMPAEYKARQRAAGYALYSALGIARRDVAARRAQFARNYRFFDAPVGLVVTIDRRMGAGCFMDLGMVLQSFFLAAEGRGLGACGIGAIAEVADIAHAHLELPEEEMVVCGIALGHPDRSHPVNDVRTQRLTHEDFASFRGF
- a CDS encoding AraC family transcriptional regulator; translated protein: MSEQIRIETPNAGIRARQAELAAIIDPWTVGKEDYATALPNLGLFRRETTSEPHACMIEPSIIIVCQGVKQMHIGARGLTYNSERFLVASLDLPGDSRVLEASPDRPCLGLVLRLDLRLIAELSTQVRSAPAQQHSMEPSAAIGQLTPELLAPFARLVALLDEPEAIPVLAPLIEREIHYRLLQSDQAPRLLRMVSVGSQSHRIARAIGWLKTHYAEPLKVEELAAQIHMSPSSLHHHFRQLTAMSPLQYQKRLRLNEARRLMLTDDFDAAGAAFNVGYESPSQFSREYSRLFGAPPRRDIERIRDRATAPQALA
- a CDS encoding SDR family oxidoreductase, whose translation is MIKDKVVIITGASSGIGEATAKEIASKGAKVVLGARREEKLKQIADDIKAAGGEAVYQAIDVTKTEDNDAIVKLAKDSFGRVDAIFLNAGIMPVSAVSALKTDEWKQMVDVNINGVLNGVAAVMPTFTEQKSGHILAVSSVAGLKAYAGTAVYGGTKWFVRDFMEVLRMESAMEGTNIRTATLYPAAINTELLDTITDKQAGSGMQEVYDAFGISPDRIARVVAFALDLPEDTTVNEFTVGPANQPW